In one Bacteroides intestinalis DSM 17393 genomic region, the following are encoded:
- a CDS encoding RagB/SusD family nutrient uptake outer membrane protein has protein sequence MKTNIRLLFTACAAALVTGCTNLDVDVESQYTEYPTNEIAVEAKMADVYYQMRDVFGRRYMEAQALSSDEYTAVSYGGGWYDSGAYAHPSLHNYTYEDATIDWMGQLTSGITKANKIIIELGSNEAGATVAPARAMRAFFHFILMDCWGDAPILDHAMAEGETIDRSPRADVARFIESELKEIIPQLTDEVNANTYGKPTKWMAEALLAKIYINWPVYTAASVDLYDAATAKNEKLNDCIALCDDIIKSGKFNLGSMSYSKKFGPDNGSHVEDFIYVMPYDTYTAQGMQYGRSRCWKDIKSCAKSYFGMKLSQSGGGYITMTPEFASLFNLEGDQRNNCVIGGTVHVYDPKTYLPTDEIAVDKNGNPIVLTKEITLVKEGDIELGVGDNINGYSQGYRSVKFFVIDDDFKNGRNQSNDLPIFRYADILLTKAEAIVRGGSATNGDTAMSLFNEIRSYVTAPTIDHTPSLQELLDERGREFLDENWRRNDMIRFGTFESEFFPHYKGFPTANFDKTRRIFPLHKDIMNTNPNWKQNPGY, from the coding sequence ATGAAAACTAATATAAGATTATTATTTACGGCTTGTGCAGCTGCTTTAGTAACCGGCTGTACTAATTTAGATGTTGATGTAGAATCTCAATATACAGAATATCCTACCAATGAGATTGCTGTTGAAGCAAAGATGGCTGATGTGTACTATCAGATGCGGGATGTATTCGGACGTAGATACATGGAAGCACAAGCTTTGTCAAGTGATGAATATACAGCTGTATCATACGGTGGTGGATGGTATGACAGTGGTGCATACGCACATCCAAGTCTTCACAACTATACATACGAAGATGCAACCATCGACTGGATGGGACAACTTACATCAGGTATAACAAAAGCAAACAAGATTATTATTGAATTGGGAAGCAATGAAGCTGGTGCAACTGTCGCTCCTGCCCGTGCAATGCGCGCTTTCTTCCATTTCATATTGATGGACTGCTGGGGTGATGCTCCAATCCTTGACCATGCAATGGCTGAAGGTGAGACTATAGACCGTTCACCTCGTGCTGATGTAGCAAGGTTCATAGAGAGCGAACTTAAAGAGATTATCCCTCAACTTACCGATGAAGTAAATGCAAATACATACGGCAAACCGACAAAATGGATGGCAGAGGCTCTTTTAGCAAAGATATACATCAACTGGCCTGTATATACAGCAGCTTCTGTTGATCTATATGATGCAGCTACTGCAAAAAATGAAAAGCTGAATGATTGCATTGCACTTTGTGATGATATAATCAAATCTGGCAAGTTCAATCTTGGCTCTATGTCGTATAGCAAGAAGTTCGGTCCGGACAATGGTTCACATGTTGAAGATTTCATATACGTTATGCCATACGATACATATACAGCACAAGGTATGCAGTATGGCCGTTCTCGTTGCTGGAAAGATATCAAATCATGTGCAAAAAGCTACTTCGGTATGAAACTGAGTCAGTCCGGCGGTGGTTACATTACTATGACTCCTGAGTTCGCAAGTTTGTTCAATCTTGAAGGTGATCAACGTAACAATTGCGTAATAGGTGGCACTGTTCATGTATATGATCCTAAGACTTATCTTCCAACAGATGAAATTGCCGTAGATAAAAACGGTAATCCTATTGTACTTACTAAAGAGATTACCCTTGTAAAAGAAGGAGATATTGAGCTTGGTGTAGGTGATAATATCAACGGTTATAGCCAAGGCTATCGTTCTGTGAAGTTCTTCGTTATAGACGATGATTTCAAGAATGGCAGAAATCAGTCAAACGACCTTCCTATATTCCGTTATGCAGACATCTTGCTAACTAAGGCTGAAGCTATAGTACGTGGAGGTTCCGCAACCAACGGTGATACAGCGATGAGCCTCTTCAATGAGATTCGTAGCTACGTTACTGCTCCTACAATTGACCATACTCCATCGCTTCAGGAACTTCTTGATGAGCGTGGACGTGAGTTCCTTGATGAGAACTGGCGTAGGAACGACATGATACGTTTCGGTACATTCGAAAGCGAGTTCTTCCCACATTATAAAGGATTCCCAACTGCCAACTTCGATAAGACACGCCGTATATTCCCACTTCATAAGGATATAATGAATACGAATCCCAACTGGAAACAAAATCCAGGCTATTAA